Genomic DNA from Mycobacterium stomatepiae:
AGGCCGACGTCAGATACGGGTCACGCTCGGTGGTGAGTTGCGGCAGCCGGTAATGGAATCCGCTTTCGGTCGGCAGGTGTTCCTGCCAATAGGCCTGGTCATCCTGGTAGTCGGTGGAGGCCTCGTACCCGGATTCGCAGTCGATCAGGTCCTGCAAGGAGCCGAAATAGGCGTCCGGCACCGGCTCGCCCTTGACCAGGGCCGTATAGACGGTGGCGACGCGGCGGCTCACCAGGGCCATGCCTATGCCGTCTACCGCGATGTGGTGGCAGCATGCGAACAAATAGAATTCGTTGTCTTGCGTTTGGAATAACGTGAATATGAATAGCGGACCCGAGAATGGCATTGGCGTACGCTGAATTGACGACGCCATTTCGCGGACTTTTCGCACCGGGTCATCCGAGCCACGGAAATCATAGAAGCCCAGCTCTGTATCCGGGTAATCGACCGCCTTTTGCAAAACGTGGCCATCGGCTTCGAAGAACGCGACGCGGCCGGGCTCGGCCTCGGCGACCACTTGCCGGATCGCCTGCTGCAGCAAATCGCGATGGACGGCACCTTCGATCAACACCAAAAGGCCAAGCTGCCACTCGGTACCCGCGAAACCGGTTTCCTGCGAGAGCCAAATATCAAGCTGCCCGCGCGTCAGCGGATGTGCCCGCTCACCACGTTCCATGTGAGCCCCCCAAAGGTCCACCCGAGTCCCCGTACCCAGGCGGTTTACTTATCAAAACTCCGACCCGCTGCCAGCCGGTCGCGCAGACTCTTCGGCCGGATATCGGGCCAGTTCTGCTCGATGTAGTCGAGACACGCCGCCCGATCGGCCTCCCCGTATACCACCCGCCATCCAGCGGGAACATCGGCGAACGTCGGCCATAGGCTGTGCCGCTCCTCGTCATTGACCAAGACGAAAAAACTGCCATTATCGTCGTCGAACGGATTGGTGCTCACAGTTCTCCAGGCGTTCTCTCGATATAAGTGGGGTCGTTCCAAACCATACTGGAGGCCTACAGGCTCGGTCGGAGGTTTCGACAAAGTTCCTGATGTGATCTGTTAAGCACTCGTGACACCTCTGGGCAATTCGTTGCGCGGCGCAACGCCGGGGCGTTGGCGCCCCCGAGTGCAGTGACCTGCAGCGACGGTATGGACTGTCTGCCGCCCGCCAAGAGTACGGTACCTACGGCCAGAAAACGACCGAGTTACGCTCTCGTGCCCGTTAGTAGCCGCGGTGAATACCGCCTAACCGGCCGGGGCGTGGACGCGTAGATCCGGCCGGAAACGCCGGCAAGACGCCCACAGCAAATGCGTGCGCGGCGGGGTAGCTACCGGTGTGCGGGGGCCGATGTCATCGCGCGACGGCGCCGTTCCCCTTTGCCGCTCGGCCGAATCACTGGACCTTGATGGGTGGGCGACAAATCGTGCTTTCAGCCACCTCAGCGAACCGCTCGCACTTCGTTAGCCGACGGACGCCGGATGACGCCTTCCGCACGGGATCGCGGTGCAATGTAATATGTGTCACCATCCCTCGGGACAATGACGCATACAACACCCGCCCGGTGGGGCGGATTCCGCGTGTTGCTAGCCTGCCCTACGCACACCAGACGAGTAACGATCCCGTACCGGGTTACGAAAGATCTGATGTCGGCGCTAATCGCGTGGTTTACTCATCAAGATCTGGTTGCACTCGCCGAACGCCGCTCGTTCGAGCTGACCGCCGCAGGTCTGGCGTGGTGCGATTGAGGGTTGGGTACTGTTCGGGCGGTTGACATGAGCGAGTCTGTTAACGGGTTGAAGGGGGTGCGGTGGTCGAACACGACGTTCGAGCCCGGTCCGACGTCGCCGCAGAAGGCGGCCAGGGCGTGAGCAAGTCTGCTGGGCGCCTGCGGAGGTTCGGTCGTCAGTCCGCACCTGGGCCGCAAAAGCTCAATGGCGCCCGAAAGGGCGGACGGAATTCCCGGGGCGGGGCGATCAAACTCCTGGGAAAGCTGTGGATCCCGCTGCTGATCATCGCGGTCCTCACCGCGGGCGGATTCACGGTGTCGCGGTTGCACGGGATATTCGGCTCCGAGAAGCGCCAGTCCTATGCCGACTCCAGAGTCAAAGACAGCAAGCCGTTTAACCCCAAGCATCTGAAGTACGAGGTCTTCGGCGCACCGGGGACCGTGGCCGACATCAGCTATTTCGACGTCAACGCCGACCCACAGCACATCAACGGCGTCACTCTGCCGTGGTCGATGGATCTCTCGACCACGCTGCCATCGATCGTGGGAAACGTAGTGGCACAAGGTGATAGCGATACGATCGGCTGCCGCATCATCGTCGATGGCACCGTTAAGTCCGAGAAGGTCTCCCACGAGGTGAACGCCTTCACGTACTGCGTGCTGACGGCGGCATGAGCGACGAAAACACCGGCACCGAGCGGCCCACGCGAGGTTTCATCGCGCGGTCGATCCACGCATTTTCGATTCTGATCATCCTGGCGTGGCTGGGTCTTGCCGTCTTCTTCACCATCGGCGTCCCTCCGCTCGAGGTTGTCGAGCAAGGACATTCGGTATCGCTGAACCCGACCGACGCCCCGTCCTTCAAGGCGATGGTGCGCCTCGGCCAGGACTTCAAAGAATCCAATTCCGGGGCGCTGGCGATGATCGTGCTGGAGGGGGACCAACCGCTCGGCCACGACGCCCACCAGTACTACGACGAGCTGGTGCGTCGGCTCGACGCTGATACCAAGCATGTTCAGCACGTCCAGAACTTCTGGGGAGATCCGGTCACCGCGGCCGCCGCGCAGAGTATCGACGGTAAGGCCGCCTATGTGCAGTTGAACCTCGGCGGTCTCCAAGGTGCTTCCGCGGGAGACGAATCGGTAGCGGCAGTCCGGGGCATCGTGGCCGGGCTGCCCGCGCCGCCCGGGCTCAAGGTGTATGTCACCGGCCCCGCTGCCACCGTCGCGGATATGAACAAGGCCGGTCAGGAGACGGTCACCACCATCACGCTGGCGAGCCTTTCCGTGATCTTCATTATGTTGCTGCTCGTCTATCGTTCGATCTTTACCGTCATTCTGTTGTTGTTGATGGTCGGGCTGCAGTTGACCGTATCCCGTGGAATGGTGGCATTTCTCGCCTATCACGGCTTCATCGGCCTCACCACCTTCGCCGTTAACCTGCTGGTGGCCGCCGTCATTGCCACCGGTACCGACTATGGAATTTTCTTCGTCGGGCGGTATCAGGAGGCGCGACAAGCGGGGGAAGATAAGGAAACGGCCTTCTATACCACTTTCAGCAGTGTCGCCAAGGTGGTTTTGGCGTCCGGCCTGACAATCGCGGGGGCCGTTCTCTGCCTGAGCTTTACCCGGCTCCCCTATTTCCAGCCGCTGGGCCTTCCCAACGCGGTGGGTATCGCCGTTGCCGTCCTGGTCGCCCTCACGCTGACACCGGCACTGATCGCAGTGGGGTCACGTTTCGGGCTGTTCGAGCCCAAACGGAAGATCCAGGTGCGCGGGTGGCGGCGAATCGGCACGGCGATCGTTCGCTGGCCTGCGCCCATCTTTATCTCCACATTGGCGATTGCGCTGATCGGGCTGTTGACCCTTCCCGGATACAACCCGAGTTACGACGACCAAAAGTTCATTCCCGACGACATCCCCGCCAGCATCGGCAATGCGGCCGCGGCGCGACATTTTCCCGAGTCGCGAATGATGATGCCGGAAATCCTTTTGGTAGAGGCCGATCACGACCTGCGCAATCCCACGGATATGTTGGTATTGAATCAACTAGCCAAGGGGATCCTCGCGGTCCCGGGCGTCTCTACCGTTCAGAGCGTGACTCGACCCGAGGGAACACCGCTCGCGCACACCAGCATTCCGTACATCATGAGCATGTCGCAATCGTCTCAGTTGACGAACATGGCGTTCCAAAAGGACCGCATGAACGACATGATGAAACAGGCCGAAGAAATGGCCAAAATGATTGCGTTGATGCAGCACATGCTGGGCCTGATGAAAGAGCTCGCCGCCACAACGCATGACATGGTGGGCCGGACGCATGAAATTCAGAAAGCCAACGCGGAATTGCGGGACCGCGTTTCGGACTTCGAAGACTTCTTCAGGCCATTCCGCAGTTATTTCTATTGGGAAAAGCATTGCTACGACGTTCCCGTCTGCTATGCAATCAGGTCTGTTTTCGATGCAATCGACGGCGTCGACGAGGTCAATGACAAGTTCAGCGAACTGGTCGCAGACCTTGACAAACTAGACTTTGTCTTGCCCCAGATACTCGTACAGATCCCGCAAATGATCGAAACGATGCAGAGCATGCGGACCATGATGCTGACAATGCACAGCACCATGGAAGGAACCATCGGTCAGATGGAGGTGAACGGCGGCCAAAACCCAAATGCGATGGGCCAGGCGTTCGACACCTCCAAGAATGACGACAGTTTCTACATCCCGCCGAGCATTATCGAAGGCTCGGACACCTTCAAGCGGGTCATGAAAATCTTCCTGTCGCCAGACGGAAAGAACGCCCGCATGCTGATTGCCCAAAAGGGCGACCCGGCGACGCCCGAGGGGCTTTCCCGCGTCGAACCGATCAGGACGGCCGCCGAGGAGGCGCTCAAGGGCACGCCATTAGAGGACGCCAAGGTTTACCTCACCGGAACCGCGGCGGTGGTAAAGGACTTGGTCGAAGGCGCTAAATTCGACCTTTTGATCGCGGGAGTCGCGGCCCTCTGTCTGATCTTCATCATCATGTTGATCATGACGCGCAGTTTTCTCGCCGCGCTGGTCATCGTGGGTACGGTATTGTTTTCACTGGGCGCCTCGTTCGGGATGTCCATCCTGGTTTGGCAGTATTTGCTTGGGCTGCAAATTCACTGGACTGTTCTGTCGATGTCGGTGATCGTGCTGCTGGCGGTGGGATCCGACTACAACTTGCTGCTGGTTTCCCGGATGAAAGAAGAATTGGCCGCCGGCATTCACACCGGCATCATCCGCGCGATGGCGGGTACCGGAAAGGTCGTGACCAATGCCGGCCTGGTGTTCGCGTTCACCATGGCGTCCATGGCAGTCAGCGACCTGCGCAGTATCGCCCAGCTGGGCACCACGATCGGGTTGGGCCTGATGTTCGACACCCTGGTGGTGCGCGCCTTCATGACACCCGCGGTCGCGGCGCTGCTGGGGCGCTGGTTCTGGTGGCCGCAACGGGTGCGCACCCGCCCCGCAAGCCAGATGCTGCGGCCGTTGGGGCCCCGCCCGTTGGTGCGCTCGTTGCTGCTGAAAGAAACGAGGTGAGGCGCGCATGACTACGGAACCGATAGCCAGTCAGCATGCCGCGCCCCCCGTGGAGAAGCCGTTCGTGGCACGGACGATCCGCAATCTTTCGGTGGTCTTCCTGCTGGGGTGGGTGGCGCTAACCCTGCTGGTCACTTTCGCGGTCCCGTCACTGGAGCGGGTCGGCCGGGAGCACTCCGTGCCATTGGCGCCGCAAGATGCGCCGGCGGTGCAGGCCATGATGCGCATGGGCAAGGTCTTCAAAGAGTCCGACTCGGACAGCTTCGTGATGCTCGTGATCGAGGGGCAACAGGAGCTCGGGGACAGCGCGCACAAGTACTACGACAAGTTGATGCGGCTGTTGAAGGCCGACACGAAACATGTTGAGCACGTTCAGGATTTGTGGGGCGACCGACTCACCGCGGCGGGCGCGCAAAGCCCCGACAGTAAGGCCGTCTACGTCCAGATGAACCTGGCCGGTAACCAGGGCACCACGCAGGGCCAAGATTCCATTGCTTCAGTGCGCAACATCATCGCGAAGAATCCGCCGCCCCAGGGCATCAAGGCTTACGTCACCGGTCCGTCAGCGCTGTTCTCGGACATGCAGGAGGCCGGTGACAGATCGATTCTGAAGATGACCGCGGTCGGCGCGGCGATCATTTTCGTGGTGCTGCTGTTCGTCTATCGGTCGATCATCACGGTGATTCTGTTGCTGATCACGGTCGGCGTCGAGGTACTCGCGGCCCGGGGGATCGTCGCGTTTCTGGGTGATCACAGCCTGGTCCAGCTGTCGACGTTCGCCGTCAACCTGCTGGTGGCCCTGACGATGGCGGCCGGCACCGACTACGGGATCTTCTTCTTCGGCCGATATCAAGAGGCACGACAGGCCGGCGAGGATCGAGAAACCGCCTACTACAACACCTTCCGCGGGGTCGTCCCCGTCGTGTTGGGTTCCGGCTTGACGATCGCCGGCGCCATGTTGTGCCTGAGCTTCACCCGGATGCCCATCTTCCAGACCATGGGTGTGCCGTGTGCGATCGGCTTGGTCATTTCCGTCGTGATCGCACTGACGTTGGTTCCCGCGGTATTGACCATCGGTGGCCGCTTCGGGTTGCTCGATCCCACCCGGGCGATCCGCTTCGGTCGGTGGCGCCGAATCGGTACGGCGATCGTCCGCTGGCCGGTGCCCATCCTCGTCGCGACCATCGCGGTCGCGCTGGTCGGTTTGGTCACGCTGCCGGGCTACCAGACGAGTTACAACAACCGGCTCTACATGCCCGACGACATTCCGGCCAACATCGGCTACGCCGCCGCCGACCGGCACTTCTCCCAGGCGCGGATGCTGCCCGAGATCCTGATGATCGAGTCCGACCACGACATGCGCAATCCGGCCGATTTCATCGTCCTGCACAGGCTGGCCAGAGCCATCTTCAAGGTGCCCGGAATCGCCCGGGTTCAAGGCATCACCCGGCCCGAGGGCACGCCGATCGAGCACACCTCGATCCCCTTCATGCTTGCCATGCAGAACTCGGCCCAAACGCAGAACATCAAATACATGAAGGCTCGCATGGACGACATGCTCGAGCAGGTCCACATGATGGACATCCAAATCGCTTCGATGACACGGCTTTACGAGTTCCAGAAGGAACTGACCGCTCTTACCCACGAGTCGATCAGCAAGACCTATGAGATGACCCAGCTTTTGTACGAGTTGAGAAATCACTTCGCGGACTTCGAGGATTTCCTCCGGCCGATCAAGAGCTACTTCTACTGGGAGAAGCACTGCTTCGACATCCCCATCTGCTGGTCGTTGCGGTCGATTTTTGACACGCTCGACGGGGTCGACGAGCTGAGCGACAAACTCGGCGACCTGCTGGTCGATCTCCACAAGATGGATCTGCTGCTGCCGCAACTGCTCGAGCAGTACCCGCAGTTGATCGCGTCCATGAAGTTCTTCAAGACGACGACGCTGACGATGCACAGCACCATGAGCGGGATCATCGGCCAGGTCGACGTCGACAACAAGGACGCCACCACGATGGGTCAAGCGTTCGACAATTCGAGGAATGACGATTCCTTCTATCTGCCTCCGGAGATTTTCAAGAACGCGGACTTCCAGAAGGCGATGAATCAATTCCTGTCGCCCGACGGGAAAGCGGCGCGGTTCATCATTTGCCACAAGGGCGACCCAGCATCCCCCGAAAGCGTGGACCGGGTCGACAGGATCAAGACGGCGGCCGAAGAGGCACTCAAGACAACACCGCTGGAAGACGCCAAGATCTACCTCGCCGGCACCGCCTCGACATTCAAGGACTTCAAAGACGGCTCGAAATTCGACCTCTTGATCGCCGGAATTGGCGCGCTCTGCCTGATTTTCACGATCATGCTGATCATCACCCGAAGTTTCGTGGCCGCAATGGTGATCGTCGGCACGGTTGCCCTTTCGCTGGGCTCGTCGTTCGGGCTTTCGGTGCTGATCTGGCAGTACATTCTCGGCATCAAGCTGTACTGGATGGTGCTGCCGATGTCGGTGATCGTCCTACTGGCGGTCGGGTCCGACTACAACTTGTTGTTGGTATCGCGCATGAAAGAGGAAATAGGCGCGGGTATCAATACCGGCATCATTCGCGCGATGGGTGGTACCGGAAAAGTCGTGACCAACGCGGGGCTGGTGTTCGCGTTCACGATGGCGTCGATGGCGTCCAGCGATTTGCGGATCATCGGCCAGGTCGGTACGACGATCGGCCTGGGCCTGCTCTTCGACACCCTGATCGTGCGCTCGTTCATGACGCCCTCCATCGCCACCCTGCTCGGACGATGGTTCTGGTGGCCGCAGGTCGTCCGACCGCGTCCGTCCAGTCAGATGCTGCGAACCGAAGGACCTCGTCCGGTGGTGCGTGCTTTGCTGGGTCAGGAGCATCCCGACGACGCGCCCACCGCCGAAATCCCAAGGCAATCGGTCTAGTTTGCCTCACCGATTTGCCGACAAACGCCGATCGCTTTGTTGAGAATTTGTCGATGTTTGCGCGCCTGACCAATTGGAGTTGCGATTGAATAGGCATCGACGGGGCAAACACCATCTACCGCGAATTCGACCAAGTGGCCGGGGCCATCATGAGATACTCCCTACTGTGTCTCCACTGGCAATCGAGGTCGCAGATCTCACAAAGACTTTCGGGGGAAACACGTCTGCGCTGTCCGGCGTGAGTTTCTCGGTTCCGGCCGGAACGGTGTGCGGCCTGCTCGGCCACAATGGCGCCGGAAAGACCACCACGATCAACATCCTGTCGACCCTGCTGCGCCCCACTTCCGGCCGCGCCACCGTTGCCGGATACGACGTCGTCCGCCAGCCCGCAAAAGTGCGGTCCAGCATCTCGATGACCGGACAATTCGTCGCGCTGGATTCGTTGCTCACCGCCCGGGAGAACCTGGTGCTGTTCGGCCGGATGCGCGGCCTGCATCGCCGTGAGGCCAAGGCCCGCGCCGACGAGCTGATCGAACGGTTCGACCTCGTCGCGGCCGCCGACCGCCACGTATCCACCTACTCAGGAGGCATGCAGCGGCGCGTCGACCTCGCCGGTGCCTTGATGGTGCTGCCGAAGGTGCTGTTCCTCGACGAGCCGACCGCCGGCCTTGATCCGCGCAGCCGCCGCGACGTCTGGGCGCTGGTGAGTTCGTTGGCCCAGCAAGGGATCACCGTGCTGCTGACCACGCAATATCTCGACGAGGCCGACATCCTCAGCGACTCGATCGTCGTCATCGACCAAGGCAAGGTGATCGCCAGTGGCACCGCCGAGGACCTCAAGCGCCGCGCCGGTACCGGCTATTGCCAAGTGAGTCCGGCGAATCCGGCCGACCTGCCCCAGGTGGCCACGGCGCTGACCGGACTCAACGGGATCGATGTCGACGGCGACACCAATTCGGTGTCGGTTCTTGCCCCCGACGGGGTGGCCACGCTGGCCGAGGTGTTTCGCCGGGTCGACGCGCTCGGCGTCGAACTCGCCGACATCTCACTGCGCAAACCCTCACTGGATGAGGCATTCCTGCACATCACCGAGCGGACCGCCGCCCGATCATGAGCGCTTTGGCCGCGCTGACCGAACGGTCGCTGGTGTCAGCGACGCGGGACGGCGAGATGATTTTCGAGGTGCTGTCACCGATCGCGTACCTGGCCGGCTTCAGCGTCGCCCTGCACGGCCTGATCGACACCGGCCCGGTGACCTACTCGCAGTATCTGGTGCCCGCGGTGGTCGTCCAGTCGATGATCTTCGTCGGACTGCTCACCGCGGACCGCGCGATCCGCGACCACCTCAGCGGCCTGGGCCTGCGGTTGCGGACGCAGCCGATCTCCGCGGCAACCCCCGTGACCGCCCGCATGGCCGCCACCCTCATCCGGGCGGTACTAGCACTTTTAGTGGCGCTGATCGCCGGCTATGCCTTCGGGTTCCGGATGACCGGCGGGCCGGCGTATGCGACGGCGTTCGTGCTGATCGCGTTGCTGCTGTGCCTGGCGGTCGGGCTGGGCGCCGACGCCCTGGGATCGAGTTCCAACAGCTTGCAGGGAGCCAGCTACATGCTGTTCGTCCCCCAGCTGCTGCTGTTCCTGCTGTCCACCGGAATCGCCCCCGAGAAGACATTCCCCGGCTGGCTGCGCCCGTGGGTGCGCAATCAGCCGGTTTCGCAGGTCGCCGAGACGCTGCGCGGCCTCGGCAGCGGGCACCTGGTGGCCAACAATCTGGTCATCAGCCTCGCCTGGTGTTTCGGTATAGTGCTGGTCTTCGGCGCCATCACGATGCGGATGCAGAGGCGCAGCGCATGACGTCGCATGCCGCGGACCAAGGCTCGTTGCTGAATCAGAGCTGGTTGCAAGCGATTCGACTGCTGATCCGGTGGCGGCGCGACCGTGCGGTGCTGATGGGTTCACTGCTCTTACCGGTCTTTCTGCTGCTGTTGTACCAAGTGGTGCTGGGTGAGCAGGTGCGCAAGGTCACCGGCGTCGACAGCCTCTATGGGCTGGTCCCGTTCTGCGCGGTGCTGTCCGCGCTGTTCGGCGCGTTGGGCAACGCGGTCGGCATCACGATGGACCGTCAGTCCGGATTGCTCAGCCGAATGTGGGTGCTCCCGGTACACCGGGCCAGCGCGCTGACCGGACGGCTCACCGCCGAGGCCGCCCGCACGCTCGTCGGCACGGTCCTGATCACCGCTCTCGGCGTGATGATGGGACTGCGCTTCAAGCACGGCGTGGCCGGGGCGCTGCTGTACATCCTGACTCCGTCGATCATGGTGGTCGGCTTCACGGCGCTGGTGATCGCGCTGGTCCTTCGCACCACCAGCCCCGCCGTGCTGACCTGGATCATGGGCGGCACCGTCACGCTGGCGTTCGTGAATCCGGGAACCACGCCGATCGGGATGTTCCCGGAGTGGCTTCGGCCGTTCGTCCGTTACCAGCCGATATCGCCGCCCATCGAGACGATGAGGTCACTGGCGTACGACGGTCCCATCGTGTGGCCGCTGGCGATGACCGTCCTCTGGACGGTGGCGATGCTCGTGGCGTTCGTCCCAGTGGGGTTGCGCGGTTACCGGATCTGCGCCGAGACCAGCAACCTGTAACTACGCCCCGGCATTGTCCGCCCGCGCCTTGGACGCGGCCTTGAATCGGGTGCGCCATGCCCGCACCGCTAACTGGCGGTTCTCCTTTTGCTTGAAGAACGACAGCATCCTGCCGCCGGTCTCCATCGCCCCCACCCAGAAGTACATCGGCAGCCGTTTTCTGAACTCCTTGTCCGTGCCCGTCCGCATGCTCAGGCCGGTCATGTCGTTGTAGTCGGCGACGACGATGTCCATGTACCGGATCGCGAGCGCCGGGTTGGAGAAGCAACGGATGTTGAAGTCCCAGTCGGCCCAGATCGGATAACGCAGGTTGTACGGGCCGATCCCGGCGAAAAGCGCGCGGCGATAGAAGATCGACTGGTGGCAGATGTTGGTCTCGAACTGCAGCCGGTCCAGGTCGAATGCCCCCGCATGTCGCGCGCCGGTCGAGCCCATGATCACGTCGCCGTACACCAGGTCGCAGGGTTCGTTGTCGCCGATGAACGCGGCCACGCTGGCCAGCGTATCCGCGTCGTGCAGTCTGTCGTCGGACCCGAAAAACAGTAACCAGGCCCCTGACGCCAGGCCGACCCCGCGGTTCATCGCGTCGTAGATGCCTTGATCTGGCTCGCTGTGGACGACCAAGCGTGAGCCGAAATCGGCGGCGAAGCCGTTCACGACGTCGAGTGTCCCGTCCGTCGAGGCCCCGTCCACCACGACCAGCTCGAAATCGGTGAACGTCTGCCGCAGCAGGCTCTCGGCACAGCCACCGACGTGCGCCGCCGCCTTCCAGGTGGGGACGATGATCGAGAACATCGGCCCGCTCATCCGAGACTCACGATCTTCGACATAAGGGCTCCCGGTGCAGCGTTGCTAGGCAATGTGATCCTCGCGGAAAAAGATGCCGTCGGCCTGCAGCATTCGGCCGTTACGAATATCGGTGAAGCAGGGCAACATCCCGGTCAGGGTGAAGCCCAGCGAATATGCCAAGTCCAGCGCCTCGCGGATCAGCATCCCACCTTCATACAACGGTAGGAACGAAAGTTCGAGTTGCATGCCGATACAGCGATCGGTCACCGTCGCCGTGCTCCCGGCGAGCACCTGTTTCTCGAACCCCTGCACGTCGATCTTGAGAAATATCCG
This window encodes:
- a CDS encoding ABC transporter permease, translated to MSALAALTERSLVSATRDGEMIFEVLSPIAYLAGFSVALHGLIDTGPVTYSQYLVPAVVVQSMIFVGLLTADRAIRDHLSGLGLRLRTQPISAATPVTARMAATLIRAVLALLVALIAGYAFGFRMTGGPAYATAFVLIALLLCLAVGLGADALGSSSNSLQGASYMLFVPQLLLFLLSTGIAPEKTFPGWLRPWVRNQPVSQVAETLRGLGSGHLVANNLVISLAWCFGIVLVFGAITMRMQRRSA
- a CDS encoding MbtH family protein; the protein is MSTNPFDDDNGSFFVLVNDEERHSLWPTFADVPAGWRVVYGEADRAACLDYIEQNWPDIRPKSLRDRLAAGRSFDK
- a CDS encoding glycosyltransferase family 2 protein; this translates as MFSIIVPTWKAAAHVGGCAESLLRQTFTDFELVVVDGASTDGTLDVVNGFAADFGSRLVVHSEPDQGIYDAMNRGVGLASGAWLLFFGSDDRLHDADTLASVAAFIGDNEPCDLVYGDVIMGSTGARHAGAFDLDRLQFETNICHQSIFYRRALFAGIGPYNLRYPIWADWDFNIRCFSNPALAIRYMDIVVADYNDMTGLSMRTGTDKEFRKRLPMYFWVGAMETGGRMLSFFKQKENRQLAVRAWRTRFKAASKARADNAGA
- a CDS encoding MMPL/RND family transporter encodes the protein MTTEPIASQHAAPPVEKPFVARTIRNLSVVFLLGWVALTLLVTFAVPSLERVGREHSVPLAPQDAPAVQAMMRMGKVFKESDSDSFVMLVIEGQQELGDSAHKYYDKLMRLLKADTKHVEHVQDLWGDRLTAAGAQSPDSKAVYVQMNLAGNQGTTQGQDSIASVRNIIAKNPPPQGIKAYVTGPSALFSDMQEAGDRSILKMTAVGAAIIFVVLLFVYRSIITVILLLITVGVEVLAARGIVAFLGDHSLVQLSTFAVNLLVALTMAAGTDYGIFFFGRYQEARQAGEDRETAYYNTFRGVVPVVLGSGLTIAGAMLCLSFTRMPIFQTMGVPCAIGLVISVVIALTLVPAVLTIGGRFGLLDPTRAIRFGRWRRIGTAIVRWPVPILVATIAVALVGLVTLPGYQTSYNNRLYMPDDIPANIGYAAADRHFSQARMLPEILMIESDHDMRNPADFIVLHRLARAIFKVPGIARVQGITRPEGTPIEHTSIPFMLAMQNSAQTQNIKYMKARMDDMLEQVHMMDIQIASMTRLYEFQKELTALTHESISKTYEMTQLLYELRNHFADFEDFLRPIKSYFYWEKHCFDIPICWSLRSIFDTLDGVDELSDKLGDLLVDLHKMDLLLPQLLEQYPQLIASMKFFKTTTLTMHSTMSGIIGQVDVDNKDATTMGQAFDNSRNDDSFYLPPEIFKNADFQKAMNQFLSPDGKAARFIICHKGDPASPESVDRVDRIKTAAEEALKTTPLEDAKIYLAGTASTFKDFKDGSKFDLLIAGIGALCLIFTIMLIITRSFVAAMVIVGTVALSLGSSFGLSVLIWQYILGIKLYWMVLPMSVIVLLAVGSDYNLLLVSRMKEEIGAGINTGIIRAMGGTGKVVTNAGLVFAFTMASMASSDLRIIGQVGTTIGLGLLFDTLIVRSFMTPSIATLLGRWFWWPQVVRPRPSSQMLRTEGPRPVVRALLGQEHPDDAPTAEIPRQSV
- a CDS encoding ATP-binding cassette domain-containing protein; amino-acid sequence: MSPLAIEVADLTKTFGGNTSALSGVSFSVPAGTVCGLLGHNGAGKTTTINILSTLLRPTSGRATVAGYDVVRQPAKVRSSISMTGQFVALDSLLTARENLVLFGRMRGLHRREAKARADELIERFDLVAAADRHVSTYSGGMQRRVDLAGALMVLPKVLFLDEPTAGLDPRSRRDVWALVSSLAQQGITVLLTTQYLDEADILSDSIVVIDQGKVIASGTAEDLKRRAGTGYCQVSPANPADLPQVATALTGLNGIDVDGDTNSVSVLAPDGVATLAEVFRRVDALGVELADISLRKPSLDEAFLHITERTAARS
- a CDS encoding MmpS family protein; the encoded protein is MGKLWIPLLIIAVLTAGGFTVSRLHGIFGSEKRQSYADSRVKDSKPFNPKHLKYEVFGAPGTVADISYFDVNADPQHINGVTLPWSMDLSTTLPSIVGNVVAQGDSDTIGCRIIVDGTVKSEKVSHEVNAFTYCVLTAA
- a CDS encoding MMPL/RND family transporter, producing MSDENTGTERPTRGFIARSIHAFSILIILAWLGLAVFFTIGVPPLEVVEQGHSVSLNPTDAPSFKAMVRLGQDFKESNSGALAMIVLEGDQPLGHDAHQYYDELVRRLDADTKHVQHVQNFWGDPVTAAAAQSIDGKAAYVQLNLGGLQGASAGDESVAAVRGIVAGLPAPPGLKVYVTGPAATVADMNKAGQETVTTITLASLSVIFIMLLLVYRSIFTVILLLLMVGLQLTVSRGMVAFLAYHGFIGLTTFAVNLLVAAVIATGTDYGIFFVGRYQEARQAGEDKETAFYTTFSSVAKVVLASGLTIAGAVLCLSFTRLPYFQPLGLPNAVGIAVAVLVALTLTPALIAVGSRFGLFEPKRKIQVRGWRRIGTAIVRWPAPIFISTLAIALIGLLTLPGYNPSYDDQKFIPDDIPASIGNAAAARHFPESRMMMPEILLVEADHDLRNPTDMLVLNQLAKGILAVPGVSTVQSVTRPEGTPLAHTSIPYIMSMSQSSQLTNMAFQKDRMNDMMKQAEEMAKMIALMQHMLGLMKELAATTHDMVGRTHEIQKANAELRDRVSDFEDFFRPFRSYFYWEKHCYDVPVCYAIRSVFDAIDGVDEVNDKFSELVADLDKLDFVLPQILVQIPQMIETMQSMRTMMLTMHSTMEGTIGQMEVNGGQNPNAMGQAFDTSKNDDSFYIPPSIIEGSDTFKRVMKIFLSPDGKNARMLIAQKGDPATPEGLSRVEPIRTAAEEALKGTPLEDAKVYLTGTAAVVKDLVEGAKFDLLIAGVAALCLIFIIMLIMTRSFLAALVIVGTVLFSLGASFGMSILVWQYLLGLQIHWTVLSMSVIVLLAVGSDYNLLLVSRMKEELAAGIHTGIIRAMAGTGKVVTNAGLVFAFTMASMAVSDLRSIAQLGTTIGLGLMFDTLVVRAFMTPAVAALLGRWFWWPQRVRTRPASQMLRPLGPRPLVRSLLLKETR
- a CDS encoding ABC transporter permease, which translates into the protein MTSHAADQGSLLNQSWLQAIRLLIRWRRDRAVLMGSLLLPVFLLLLYQVVLGEQVRKVTGVDSLYGLVPFCAVLSALFGALGNAVGITMDRQSGLLSRMWVLPVHRASALTGRLTAEAARTLVGTVLITALGVMMGLRFKHGVAGALLYILTPSIMVVGFTALVIALVLRTTSPAVLTWIMGGTVTLAFVNPGTTPIGMFPEWLRPFVRYQPISPPIETMRSLAYDGPIVWPLAMTVLWTVAMLVAFVPVGLRGYRICAETSNL